The proteins below come from a single Cricetulus griseus strain 17A/GY chromosome 6, alternate assembly CriGri-PICRH-1.0, whole genome shotgun sequence genomic window:
- the LOC100757746 gene encoding rho GTPase-activating protein 11A isoform X2, whose protein sequence is MRDQRVVRLALLQQLRAVYGIKVKGGRGQCDRRRHETAATEIRGKVFGVPFNSLPHSVVPEYGHIPSFLVDACTSLEEHIHTEGLFRKSGSVTRLKALKSKLDHGEACLSSALPCDVAGLLKQFFRELPEPVLPAYLHEALFKAQQLGAEEKNKATLLLSCLVADPIVDVLRYFFNFLKNVSLRASENKMDSSNLAVIFAPNLLQTSEGHEKMSANTEKKLRLQAAVVQTLIDCASDIGRVPDFILEKIPAMLGIDGLCNTPSLEGFEEGEYETPGECKRKRRQSVGDFVNGALNKFKSSRTPSVTPQQDRTAQASVSPLILTPSIKRKLPGESSHAFSSKKRKSIKHNLNFELLPSHLFSSNSTPVSVHFDTSPEGSSQNSFSPIIMSGNHLINTGLRRSKRIASKKVYRVESGKAGCFSPKVSRKEKVRRSLRLKFSLGKNRDSNGCSVTNRYENVGRRLANQQNLKNRIESVKTGLLFSPDTDEGLLKKDAEKMSKSEEHLLTPDGLAGTGYRMSWTEPGNSSFQDMGANGASPVMRNLEVKHFSLESDVTVENSPAVSCELRLSTFPSQSDSSVLGTSLSGDEGNLTSETLLKIQKAFSESGSDLNTLISHGQSSVTNIGEESGASDVTVRESRESKENVGSYTEKDENCVPERDFSLYQSPKCGGEASMKVEYEEDIHSQVPKADLIQQEFPSEEQTKGPQSPRNQLNSQSAGKETVAEENSVGCEAPGEDEAHSSLEQSTCSVVVLPKPQPQRLAKQQSVAGKCDDAVPGGLQTTEHGKVSDHIQWFNKLSLNEPNRTKVKSPLKFQRTPVRQSVRRINSLLEYGRQPVRQKLSILGDAASPLVKSVSCDGALPSCVESTSKDSSVSCTKLGREAQKSMSFDKSSNAISKSSVELTSKSFSKVKTYPDTLHASLGTTRLCKQESKSDGQIKFPLDDLTNHDRLKFVVNNNTAFSCEVKRRVLRKPPEKERVWYKGSPKNPIGKTQLLPTSKPVDL, encoded by the exons CTTTCTTGTTGATGCATGTACATCTTTAGAAGAGCATATTCACACAGAAGGGCTTTTTAGGAAGTCGGGATCTGTAACTCGTTTAAAGGCATTAAAG AGTAAGCTGGACCATGGTGAAGCCTGCCTGTCTTCTGCACTTCCATGTGATGTGGCAGGTCTGCTGAAACAGTTCTTCAGGGAGCTGCCAGAGCCAGTCCTCCCAGCTTATCTGCATGAAGCACTGTTCAAAGCGCAACAGTTAGGGGCGGAGGAGAAGAATAAAGCTACATTGTTGCTGTCCTGTCTGGTGGCAGACCCTATAGTTGATGTATTAAGATACTTCTTTAACTTTCTCAAGAATGTTTCTCTTAG GGCAAGTGAGAATAAAATGGATAGCAGCAATCTTGCAGTAATATTCGCACCAAATCTTCTTCAGACAAGTGAAGGCCATGAGAAGATGTCTGCTAACACAGAGAAAAAGCTACGATTGCAGGCAGCTGTAGTACAGACTCTCATTGATTGTGCATCGGATATTG GGCGTGTGCCAGATTTTATCCTGGAAAAGATACCGGCCATGTTAGGTATTGATGGTCTATGTAATACTCCATCCCTGGAAGGCTTTGAAGAAGGAGAATATGAAACTCCAGGTGaatgtaagagaaaaagaagacaaagtgtTGGAG attttgttaatggagccctaaataaatttaaatctaGCAGAACACCGTCTGTTACACCTCAACAAGATAGAACTG CCCAGGCCTCTGTATCACCATTGATTCTCACACCAAGTATTAAACGTAAACTGCCAGGAGAGTCTTCTCATGCCTTCTCAAGTAAGAAAAGGAAGTCCATCAAACACAACTTGAACTTTGAACTGTTGCCAAGTCATCTCTTCAGCAGCAATTCTACACCAGTATCAG TTCACTTTGATACAAGCCCAGAAGGGTCATCTCAGAATTCGTTCTCACCTATCATCATGAGTGGAAACCACTTGATCAATACAGGCCTAAGGCGAAGTAAAAGGATTGCGAGCAAAAAAGTTTATAG GGTAGAATCAGGAAAAGCAGGCTGCTTCTCTCCTAAAGTAAGTCGTAAAGAAAAGGTCCGAAGATCTCTTCGTCTGAAATTTAGTCTGGGAAAAAACAGAGATTCA AATGGATGTTCTGTCACCAATAGATATGAAAATGTTGGTCGACGACTAGCGAATcaacaaaatctaaaaaatagGATTGAATCTGTAAAAACAGGTCTGCTTTTTAGCCCAGATACTGATGAAGGATTGCTAAAGAAAG ATGCAGAAAAGATGAGCAAATCTGAGGAACACTTACTAACTCCAGATGGACTAGCTGGAACAGGTTATAGGATGTCTTGGACAGAACCCGGTAATTCAAGTTTTCAAGACATGGGTGCAAATGGAGCTTCTCCAGTCATGAGAAATCTTGAGGTGAAGCACTTTTCTTTGGAGTCCGATGTTACTGTTGAAAACTCACCGGCTGTGTCATGTGAGCTCAGACTGTCGACCTTCCCCAGCCAATCTGACAGCAGTGTGCTTGGGACTTCCCTCAGTGGGGATGAAGGTAACCTGACCTCTGAGACCTTGCTGAAGATTCAAAAAGCGTTTTCCGAATCGGGGAGTGATCTTAATACCCTGATAAGTCATGGGCAGTCGTCAGTAACAAATATAGGGGAAGAAAGTGGAGCCAGTGATGTGACTGTGAGAGAATCAAGAGAATCAAAGGAGAATGTTGGGAGCTACACCGAGAAAGATGAGAACTGTGTTCCAGAAAGAGATTTCTCATTGTATCAAAGTCCAAAATGTGGTGGAGAAGCAAGCATGAAGGTGGAATATGAAGAAGATATCCATTCACAAGTTCCAAAAGCTGACTTAATCCAGCAAGAGTTCCCCAGTGAGGAACAAACAAAAGGACCTCAGTCCCCAAGGAACCAACTGAATAGTCAGTCAGCCGGGAAGGAGACTGTGGCAGAGGAGAACTCCGTAGGATGTGAAGCCCCTGGGGAAGATGAGGCTCACTCTTCTTTAGAGCAGAGTACATGCAGTGTGGTAGTCCTTCCAAAACCTCAGCCCCAGAGGCTCGCTAAGCAGCAGTCAGTGGCCGGAAAGTGTGATGATGCAGTTCCTGGAGGTTTACAAACGACGGAGCATGGAAAGGTTTCTGATCACATACAATGGTTTAATAAACTTTCCCTAAATGAACCAAACAGAACAAAAGTGAAGTCACCTCTAAAATTTCAGCGTACTCCTGTCCGCCAATCTGTCAGAAGAATCAATTCTTTGTTGGAGTATGGCAGGCAGCCTGTGAGGCAGAAGTTGTCAATCCTTGGTGATGCAGCTTCTCCTCTGGTAAAATCAGTCAGCTGTGATGGTGCTCTTCCCTCTTGTGTAGAAAGTACATCAAAAGATTCCTCTGTTTCATGTACTAAATTAGGTCGTGAAGCACAGAAGTCTATGTCATTCGATAAGTCAAGTAATGCAATTTCAAAATCCAGTGTTGAATTAACTTCTAAATCTTTCTCAAAAGTGAAGACATATCCAGATACTCTGCATGCTTCTCTTGGAACTACTAGACTTTGTAAACAGGAGAGCAAATCTGATGGTCAAATTAAGTTTCCCTTGGATGATCTCACTAATCATGATAGATTAAAATTTGTTGTAAATAATAATACGGCCTTTTCTTGTGAAGTAAAAAGAAGAGTTCTTAGGAAACcaccagaaaaagaaagggtcTGGTACAAAGGTTCTCCCAAAAATCCTATTGGAAAAACTCAACTACTACCAACAAGTAAACCTGTAGACTTGTAA
- the LOC100757746 gene encoding rho GTPase-activating protein 11A isoform X3, with amino-acid sequence MRDQRVVRLALLQQLRAVYGIKVKGGRGQCDRRRHETAATEIRGKVFGVPFNSLPHSVVPEYGHIPSFLVDACTSLEEHIHTEGLFRKSGSVTRLKALKSKLDHGEACLSSALPCDVAGLLKQFFRELPEPVLPAYLHEALFKAQQLGAEEKNKATLLLSCLVADPIVDVLRYFFNFLKNVSLRASENKMDSSNLAVIFAPNLLQTSEGHEKMSANTEKKLRLQAAVVQTLIDCASDIGRVPDFILEKIPAMLGIDGLCNTPSLEGFEEGEYETPGECKRKRRQSVGDFVNGALNKFKSSRTPSVTPQQDRTVHFDTSPEGSSQNSFSPIIMSGNHLINTGLRRSKRIASKKVYRVESGKAGCFSPKVSRKEKVRRSLRLKFSLGKNRDSNGCSVTNRYENVGRRLANQQNLKNRIESVKTGLLFSPDTDEGLLKKDAEKMSKSEEHLLTPDGLAGTGYRMSWTEPGNSSFQDMGANGASPVMRNLEVKHFSLESDVTVENSPAVSCELRLSTFPSQSDSSVLGTSLSGDEGNLTSETLLKIQKAFSESGSDLNTLISHGQSSVTNIGEESGASDVTVRESRESKENVGSYTEKDENCVPERDFSLYQSPKCGGEASMKVEYEEDIHSQVPKADLIQQEFPSEEQTKGPQSPRNQLNSQSAGKETVAEENSVGCEAPGEDEAHSSLEQSTCSVVVLPKPQPQRLAKQQSVAGKCDDAVPGGLQTTEHGKVSDHIQWFNKLSLNEPNRTKVKSPLKFQRTPVRQSVRRINSLLEYGRQPVRQKLSILGDAASPLVKSVSCDGALPSCVESTSKDSSVSCTKLGREAQKSMSFDKSSNAISKSSVELTSKSFSKVKTYPDTLHASLGTTRLCKQESKSDGQIKFPLDDLTNHDRLKFVVNNNTAFSCEVKRRVLRKPPEKERVWYKGSPKNPIGKTQLLPTSKPVDL; translated from the exons CTTTCTTGTTGATGCATGTACATCTTTAGAAGAGCATATTCACACAGAAGGGCTTTTTAGGAAGTCGGGATCTGTAACTCGTTTAAAGGCATTAAAG AGTAAGCTGGACCATGGTGAAGCCTGCCTGTCTTCTGCACTTCCATGTGATGTGGCAGGTCTGCTGAAACAGTTCTTCAGGGAGCTGCCAGAGCCAGTCCTCCCAGCTTATCTGCATGAAGCACTGTTCAAAGCGCAACAGTTAGGGGCGGAGGAGAAGAATAAAGCTACATTGTTGCTGTCCTGTCTGGTGGCAGACCCTATAGTTGATGTATTAAGATACTTCTTTAACTTTCTCAAGAATGTTTCTCTTAG GGCAAGTGAGAATAAAATGGATAGCAGCAATCTTGCAGTAATATTCGCACCAAATCTTCTTCAGACAAGTGAAGGCCATGAGAAGATGTCTGCTAACACAGAGAAAAAGCTACGATTGCAGGCAGCTGTAGTACAGACTCTCATTGATTGTGCATCGGATATTG GGCGTGTGCCAGATTTTATCCTGGAAAAGATACCGGCCATGTTAGGTATTGATGGTCTATGTAATACTCCATCCCTGGAAGGCTTTGAAGAAGGAGAATATGAAACTCCAGGTGaatgtaagagaaaaagaagacaaagtgtTGGAG attttgttaatggagccctaaataaatttaaatctaGCAGAACACCGTCTGTTACACCTCAACAAGATAGAACTG TTCACTTTGATACAAGCCCAGAAGGGTCATCTCAGAATTCGTTCTCACCTATCATCATGAGTGGAAACCACTTGATCAATACAGGCCTAAGGCGAAGTAAAAGGATTGCGAGCAAAAAAGTTTATAG GGTAGAATCAGGAAAAGCAGGCTGCTTCTCTCCTAAAGTAAGTCGTAAAGAAAAGGTCCGAAGATCTCTTCGTCTGAAATTTAGTCTGGGAAAAAACAGAGATTCA AATGGATGTTCTGTCACCAATAGATATGAAAATGTTGGTCGACGACTAGCGAATcaacaaaatctaaaaaatagGATTGAATCTGTAAAAACAGGTCTGCTTTTTAGCCCAGATACTGATGAAGGATTGCTAAAGAAAG ATGCAGAAAAGATGAGCAAATCTGAGGAACACTTACTAACTCCAGATGGACTAGCTGGAACAGGTTATAGGATGTCTTGGACAGAACCCGGTAATTCAAGTTTTCAAGACATGGGTGCAAATGGAGCTTCTCCAGTCATGAGAAATCTTGAGGTGAAGCACTTTTCTTTGGAGTCCGATGTTACTGTTGAAAACTCACCGGCTGTGTCATGTGAGCTCAGACTGTCGACCTTCCCCAGCCAATCTGACAGCAGTGTGCTTGGGACTTCCCTCAGTGGGGATGAAGGTAACCTGACCTCTGAGACCTTGCTGAAGATTCAAAAAGCGTTTTCCGAATCGGGGAGTGATCTTAATACCCTGATAAGTCATGGGCAGTCGTCAGTAACAAATATAGGGGAAGAAAGTGGAGCCAGTGATGTGACTGTGAGAGAATCAAGAGAATCAAAGGAGAATGTTGGGAGCTACACCGAGAAAGATGAGAACTGTGTTCCAGAAAGAGATTTCTCATTGTATCAAAGTCCAAAATGTGGTGGAGAAGCAAGCATGAAGGTGGAATATGAAGAAGATATCCATTCACAAGTTCCAAAAGCTGACTTAATCCAGCAAGAGTTCCCCAGTGAGGAACAAACAAAAGGACCTCAGTCCCCAAGGAACCAACTGAATAGTCAGTCAGCCGGGAAGGAGACTGTGGCAGAGGAGAACTCCGTAGGATGTGAAGCCCCTGGGGAAGATGAGGCTCACTCTTCTTTAGAGCAGAGTACATGCAGTGTGGTAGTCCTTCCAAAACCTCAGCCCCAGAGGCTCGCTAAGCAGCAGTCAGTGGCCGGAAAGTGTGATGATGCAGTTCCTGGAGGTTTACAAACGACGGAGCATGGAAAGGTTTCTGATCACATACAATGGTTTAATAAACTTTCCCTAAATGAACCAAACAGAACAAAAGTGAAGTCACCTCTAAAATTTCAGCGTACTCCTGTCCGCCAATCTGTCAGAAGAATCAATTCTTTGTTGGAGTATGGCAGGCAGCCTGTGAGGCAGAAGTTGTCAATCCTTGGTGATGCAGCTTCTCCTCTGGTAAAATCAGTCAGCTGTGATGGTGCTCTTCCCTCTTGTGTAGAAAGTACATCAAAAGATTCCTCTGTTTCATGTACTAAATTAGGTCGTGAAGCACAGAAGTCTATGTCATTCGATAAGTCAAGTAATGCAATTTCAAAATCCAGTGTTGAATTAACTTCTAAATCTTTCTCAAAAGTGAAGACATATCCAGATACTCTGCATGCTTCTCTTGGAACTACTAGACTTTGTAAACAGGAGAGCAAATCTGATGGTCAAATTAAGTTTCCCTTGGATGATCTCACTAATCATGATAGATTAAAATTTGTTGTAAATAATAATACGGCCTTTTCTTGTGAAGTAAAAAGAAGAGTTCTTAGGAAACcaccagaaaaagaaagggtcTGGTACAAAGGTTCTCCCAAAAATCCTATTGGAAAAACTCAACTACTACCAACAAGTAAACCTGTAGACTTGTAA